TGATCTGCTTCCAAGATTGGCATATGTCCAACATTGTCTAAGAGTACAGGTGCTTGTGCATTTTTCAGCAGTGATTTTAACTCAGGTGCAACTTCAACATTAATAATTTTATCTTGTTTACCCCATAAAATCAGGGTAGGTGCATCAATTGAGCGCGCCAATAAGGCAAATGAATCTGGAGTGTAGAGCTTATTCAAGGCAATGATTTGATCAACCATCTTTTGAGTTTGCTCAACCTGACCAATCATCATTTTCTCTTGCGCTTGTGCAATTTCCTTAGGAATGAATGGTGGTGTATACATGGCTTGCTGCATCAAGAAATTAAAGTCTCCTTTCTTGCTCACAATCATGTTTCTTACTTGAGTTGGATCTTTGAGATAAGGCGTGGTGGCAGATTTATACACCCCAGCCGCATCAATCAAGAACAGGCTCTTGGTTTCAAATGGATATTGACCTGCATATAGCATCGCAATTGAACCACCGAGTGAATGACCTGCCACATGGGCTGGGCCGGTGAGGTTGGCTGCTTCAACAAAACGACGCAGTTTTTCAGTCACGTTGGGTACAGAATAATCAAAATCTTTTGGAACCTGAGTTTCACCACTGGCAGGCAAGTCAGGGATGACCACATGGTAGTTTGCAGTTAAGGCTCGTGCGACACGGTTCCAGTTATCGCGACTTCCGGCTAAACCATGAATCAAAATGACAATTGGTTTACCTGCTTGGCCACCTTCACTATATGACCAAGTAATATCACCTACTTTTAAGGTTTTACTTTGTAAGCCTGCCCAAGCACGCTCTTGTTGCAGTAGGTTTTGGAAACTCATCTCAATTTCCGCAGCTTGTGTGGTGCTGATTGCAACGGTAGTCAAACTGCAT
This genomic stretch from Acinetobacter sp. C32I harbors:
- a CDS encoding alpha/beta hydrolase; this translates as MNTKNQFAMPFRRTLTAALLACSLTTVAISTTQAAEIEMSFQNLLQQERAWAGLQSKTLKVGDITWSYSEGGQAGKPIVILIHGLAGSRDNWNRVARALTANYHVVIPDLPASGETQVPKDFDYSVPNVTEKLRRFVEAANLTGPAHVAGHSLGGSIAMLYAGQYPFETKSLFLIDAAGVYKSATTPYLKDPTQVRNMIVSKKGDFNFLMQQAMYTPPFIPKEIAQAQEKMMIGQVEQTQKMVDQIIALNKLYTPDSFALLARSIDAPTLILWGKQDKIINVEVAPELKSLLKNAQAPVLLDNVGHMPILEADQLVVQQYLPFLSKIQAQKPAVTPSP